From a region of the Xanthomonas rydalmerensis genome:
- a CDS encoding efflux transporter outer membrane subunit: MSRILIRPLTMLTLAAALALGGCASKPIPDLRQPSMPAQWSSATPQAAAPRPPGNAWWQDFHDPQLDALVAQALRDDLEVGQALARLRAARRLDAVADATLRPQLRARTEDPIDPDASASFLVVGVDSEWELPLFGRGEATNRVARGDLQSAQANLAQVRAATISDVTHNWIDLRHAQQAERLLQDIASARQRQASLQQTLVDLHLAAPATAAQAQAAALQAQTAANEPRDAAAAAARRLAVLLGRDTPDPAWSTAAAATAPGQLQIAAVDSVPADLLRRRPDIAAHEAEVISAAGALGIARADRYGSIGLGGAIRWSTSLLTHRRTATHGIASFGPVIDIPLFDWGIRQAKAKARGDLLEAATLAYRQSVLDAVNEVENALTTLEQQRRNTETQQQVLQAQQQASDVAQQRRRLGLGSDLDVATQQAARDQAALELLEAQRQRDLAYVALHTALGSATAPIPDTGNEHQGAQP; the protein is encoded by the coding sequence ATGAGCCGGATCCTTATCCGCCCGCTCACGATGCTGACGCTGGCCGCCGCGCTCGCGCTGGGCGGCTGTGCCAGCAAGCCCATCCCCGACCTGCGCCAGCCGTCGATGCCCGCACAGTGGAGCAGCGCGACGCCGCAGGCGGCCGCGCCACGCCCGCCGGGCAACGCCTGGTGGCAGGACTTCCACGATCCGCAACTCGACGCGCTGGTCGCGCAGGCGTTGCGCGATGATCTCGAGGTGGGCCAGGCGCTGGCGCGGCTGCGCGCGGCGCGGCGGCTGGATGCGGTCGCCGACGCGACCCTGCGGCCGCAGCTGCGCGCGCGCACCGAGGACCCGATCGACCCCGACGCCAGCGCCTCGTTCCTGGTGGTCGGCGTCGATTCGGAATGGGAGCTGCCGCTGTTCGGCCGCGGCGAAGCCACCAACCGGGTGGCACGCGGCGACCTGCAGAGCGCCCAGGCCAACCTGGCGCAGGTGCGCGCGGCGACCATCTCCGACGTGACGCACAACTGGATCGACCTGCGCCACGCGCAGCAGGCCGAACGCCTGCTGCAGGACATCGCCAGCGCGCGCCAGCGCCAGGCCAGCCTGCAGCAGACCCTGGTCGATCTGCACCTGGCCGCACCGGCCACCGCCGCGCAGGCGCAGGCCGCGGCGCTGCAGGCGCAGACCGCGGCGAACGAACCGCGCGACGCCGCAGCCGCGGCCGCGCGGCGCCTGGCGGTGCTGCTGGGCCGCGACACGCCCGACCCGGCGTGGAGCACGGCCGCGGCCGCCACCGCGCCGGGGCAATTGCAGATCGCCGCGGTCGACAGCGTGCCGGCCGACCTGCTGCGCCGGCGCCCGGACATCGCCGCGCACGAGGCCGAGGTGATCAGCGCCGCCGGCGCGCTGGGCATCGCCCGCGCCGACCGCTACGGCAGCATCGGCCTGGGCGGCGCGATCCGCTGGTCGACCAGCCTGCTGACCCATCGCCGCACCGCCACCCATGGCATCGCCTCGTTCGGCCCGGTGATCGACATCCCCCTGTTCGACTGGGGCATCCGCCAGGCCAAGGCGAAGGCGCGCGGCGACCTGCTGGAAGCGGCCACCCTGGCCTACCGGCAGAGCGTGCTGGACGCGGTCAACGAGGTCGAGAACGCCCTGACCACGCTGGAACAGCAGCGGCGCAACACCGAGACCCAGCAGCAGGTGCTGCAGGCACAGCAGCAGGCCAGCGACGTCGCCCAGCAGCGCCGGCGGCTGGGCCTGGGCAGCGACCTGGACGTGGCCACGCAGCAGGCCGCACGCGACCAGGCCGCGCTGGAGCTGCTGGAAGCGCAGCGCCAGCGCGACCTGGCCTACGTCGCCCTGCACACCGCGCTGGGCAGCGCCACCGCGCCGATTCCCGACACCGGCAACGAACACCAAGGCGCGCAGCCCTGA
- a CDS encoding ABC transporter permease: MVALARQTLRYEWRRFLPVVVSVGFASLLLLLQTALVLGIFGSASVYVSGSDADLWLGYPGTQSVDQGRAIDPDAAAPLYLDPRVAQVEPFIWFDGDWRGPGDTGAVSVYISGIDTRDGGLMFSRLLSPALRVGLREPDTVVVDRAELDKLGVGVGSSARINGHRVRVIGVGRGLRALGGVNVLASLDTARALNSDTAHPDWPTYMVAKLRPGTDPQAVAQAIDSAVARPRVEAWSADDFARRSILFWMFDTGAGSGVLFLGGIVLLVGVAITSQTLLGTVLGAAREYATLNALGVSMRNLRWVVLEQAAWVGALGLIGASALGAALVALARAHDVPVAFNASGWGLCVCAVMLLTVVSALAALRGLRRADPALLLR; encoded by the coding sequence ATGGTCGCACTGGCCCGCCAGACCCTGCGCTACGAGTGGCGCCGCTTCCTGCCGGTGGTGGTGTCGGTGGGCTTCGCCAGCCTGTTGCTGCTGCTGCAGACCGCGCTGGTGCTGGGCATCTTCGGCAGCGCCAGCGTCTATGTCTCCGGCTCCGACGCCGACCTGTGGCTGGGCTATCCCGGCACGCAGAGCGTGGACCAGGGCCGCGCCATCGATCCGGACGCGGCCGCGCCGCTGTACCTGGATCCGCGGGTGGCGCAGGTCGAGCCATTCATCTGGTTCGACGGCGACTGGCGCGGCCCCGGCGACACCGGTGCGGTGTCGGTCTACATCTCCGGCATCGACACCCGCGACGGCGGACTGATGTTCTCCCGCCTGCTCAGCCCCGCCCTGCGTGTGGGCCTGCGCGAACCGGACACCGTGGTGGTGGACCGCGCGGAACTGGACAAGCTCGGCGTCGGCGTCGGCAGCAGCGCGCGCATCAACGGCCACCGCGTGCGGGTGATCGGGGTCGGCCGTGGCCTGCGCGCGCTCGGCGGGGTCAACGTGCTGGCGTCGCTGGACACCGCGCGCGCGCTCAACAGCGACACCGCACACCCGGATTGGCCCACCTACATGGTGGCCAAGCTGCGCCCCGGCACCGACCCGCAGGCGGTGGCGCAGGCGATCGACAGCGCGGTCGCGCGGCCGCGCGTGGAAGCCTGGAGCGCCGACGATTTCGCCCGGCGCAGCATCCTGTTCTGGATGTTCGACACCGGCGCCGGCTCCGGCGTGCTGTTCCTCGGCGGCATCGTGCTGCTGGTCGGCGTGGCCATCACCAGCCAGACATTGCTCGGCACGGTGCTCGGCGCGGCGCGCGAGTACGCCACGCTCAACGCGCTGGGCGTGAGCATGCGCAACCTGCGCTGGGTGGTGCTGGAACAGGCGGCCTGGGTCGGCGCGCTGGGCCTGATCGGCGCCAGCGCCCTGGGCGCGGCGCTGGTCGCGCTGGCCCGTGCGCACGACGTGCCGGTGGCGTTCAACGCCAGCGGCTGGGGCCTGTGCGTGTGCGCGGTGATGCTGCTGACCGTGGTCTCGGCCCTGGCCGCGCTGCGCGGATTGCGTCGCGCCGATCCGGCGTTGCTGCTGCGATGA
- a CDS encoding ABC transporter ATP-binding protein: protein MSRIVAPAALHPAAATLSGSGLCKSFVSGSLRTPVLRDVELQVWPGELTLISGPSGCGKSTLLSILSGLQRADAGRVLALGEELGALGATALEQFRLRHTGFIFQGFNLFPALCALDQVRLPLQYMGLAPAEVRSRAEEALAEVGIAHRQHLRPSELSGGEKQRVAIARALAKHPALLFADEPTSALDAGNGQIVIDLLHRIARRHNTMVLCVSHDPRLIRHADRVLSMEDGRIHDDRRVIAPPSPLPSRNPAP, encoded by the coding sequence ATGAGCCGCATCGTCGCCCCCGCCGCACTGCACCCGGCCGCTGCCACCCTCAGCGGCAGCGGGCTGTGCAAGAGCTTCGTCTCCGGCAGCCTGCGCACGCCGGTGCTGCGCGACGTGGAACTGCAGGTGTGGCCGGGCGAGCTGACCCTGATCTCCGGCCCGTCCGGCTGCGGCAAGAGCACGCTGCTGTCGATCCTCAGCGGCCTGCAGCGCGCCGACGCGGGTCGCGTGCTGGCGCTGGGCGAGGAGCTGGGCGCGCTCGGCGCCACCGCGCTGGAGCAGTTCCGCCTGCGCCACACCGGCTTCATCTTCCAGGGCTTCAACCTGTTCCCGGCGCTGTGCGCGCTGGACCAGGTGCGGCTGCCGCTGCAGTACATGGGTCTGGCCCCGGCCGAGGTGCGCAGCCGCGCCGAAGAGGCGCTGGCCGAGGTCGGCATCGCCCACCGCCAGCACCTGCGCCCGTCCGAACTGTCCGGCGGCGAGAAGCAGCGCGTGGCGATCGCCCGCGCGCTGGCCAAGCACCCCGCGCTGCTGTTCGCCGACGAACCGACCAGCGCGCTGGACGCCGGCAATGGCCAGATCGTGATCGACCTGTTGCATCGCATCGCGCGCCGCCACAACACCATGGTGCTGTGCGTGAGCCACGACCCGCGCCTGATCCGCCACGCCGACCGCGTACTGTCGATGGAGGACGGCCGCATCCACGACGACCGCCGCGTCATCGCGCCGCCCTCGCCCCTGCCCTCACGGAATCCCGCACCATGA
- a CDS encoding HlyD family secretion protein produces the protein MKAFAAAPLLSLLLAACAPSDRTPAPAPAATPAYLAVARGRIDVEGGVLKLGLPVAATLREVPVHEGDAVQKGALLIAGDDRAAAVDLDIARTRAQAAAAHLKQLQQRLQSAQQKQRRLAEAARLGAGDGQTADDASDAVQSLVDALDTARSDAALAEAQVRATELQRAQYRLQAPVAGRVLQLSAAVGARSEANTPLLTLLPDAPRLVRAELNESYAGSVTPGMAAEVISDDGRQTVLGEAVVRWLAPAYGPTQLHDDATPAGNDRSVACVLAFTQPSTLRLGQRVLVRFRNPAAAKR, from the coding sequence ATGAAAGCGTTCGCCGCCGCGCCCCTGCTGAGCCTGCTACTGGCCGCATGCGCGCCATCGGACCGTACGCCGGCCCCGGCGCCGGCCGCCACCCCGGCCTACCTGGCAGTGGCGCGCGGCCGCATCGACGTGGAAGGCGGCGTACTCAAGCTCGGCCTGCCGGTCGCCGCGACCCTGCGCGAGGTGCCGGTGCACGAGGGCGACGCGGTGCAGAAAGGCGCCTTGCTGATCGCCGGCGACGATCGCGCCGCCGCGGTCGACCTGGACATCGCCCGCACCCGCGCGCAGGCCGCCGCCGCCCACCTGAAGCAGTTGCAGCAACGCCTGCAAAGCGCCCAGCAGAAGCAGCGGCGGCTGGCCGAGGCCGCGCGCCTGGGCGCCGGCGACGGGCAGACCGCCGACGACGCCAGCGACGCGGTGCAGAGCCTGGTCGACGCGCTGGACACCGCGCGCAGCGACGCGGCCCTGGCCGAGGCGCAGGTGCGCGCGACCGAGTTGCAGCGCGCGCAGTATCGTCTGCAGGCGCCGGTCGCCGGTCGCGTGCTGCAGCTGTCGGCCGCGGTCGGCGCGCGCAGCGAGGCCAACACGCCGCTGCTGACCCTGCTGCCGGACGCACCGCGTCTGGTCCGCGCCGAATTGAACGAAAGCTATGCCGGCAGCGTCACCCCGGGCATGGCCGCCGAGGTGATCAGCGACGACGGCCGCCAGACCGTGCTCGGCGAGGCGGTGGTGCGCTGGCTGGCGCCGGCCTACGGCCCCACCCAGCTGCACGACGACGCCACGCCCGCCGGCAACGACCGCAGCGTGGCCTGCGTGCTAGCCTTCACTCAGCCCTCGACCCTGCGCCTGGGCCAGCGCGTGCTGGTGCGCTTCCGCAACCCGGCCGCAGCCAAGCGCTGA
- a CDS encoding alpha/beta hydrolase — protein sequence MIESAEFHFEGGRNGVLLIHGLTGTPSEMRLLGKSLNREGFSVHGVQLAGHCGDEDDLLATSWRDWYASVEAAAERMRPQVDRLFVAGLSMGALLALRLAQERPQWVDGVGVLGATFRYDGWNIPKRARLAFLLPWFKRLGIGKRRMFLEEPPYGLRDERIRAQVSSAMLGGDSSAAGLPGNPWHALAEMYLLSRDVRRNLPKVVAPCLVAHAAEDDIADLRNARLVIANVSGPTELLLLHDSYHMITLDRERRVLGARLAQFFAALTTPQQAAA from the coding sequence ATGATCGAATCTGCCGAGTTCCACTTCGAAGGCGGCCGCAACGGCGTGCTGCTGATCCATGGCCTGACCGGCACGCCCAGCGAGATGCGCCTGCTCGGCAAGAGCCTGAACCGCGAAGGCTTCAGCGTGCACGGCGTGCAGCTGGCCGGCCATTGCGGCGACGAGGACGACCTGCTGGCCACCAGTTGGCGCGACTGGTACGCCAGCGTCGAGGCCGCCGCCGAGCGCATGCGTCCGCAGGTCGACCGGCTGTTCGTGGCCGGGCTGTCGATGGGCGCGCTGCTGGCGCTGCGCCTGGCGCAGGAGCGTCCGCAGTGGGTGGACGGGGTCGGCGTGCTCGGCGCCACCTTCCGCTACGACGGCTGGAACATCCCCAAGCGCGCGCGGCTGGCGTTCCTGCTGCCGTGGTTCAAGCGCCTGGGCATCGGCAAGCGCCGCATGTTCCTGGAGGAGCCGCCGTACGGCTTGCGCGACGAGCGCATCCGCGCCCAGGTCAGCAGCGCCATGCTCGGCGGCGACAGCAGCGCCGCCGGCCTGCCCGGCAACCCCTGGCACGCCCTGGCCGAGATGTACCTGCTCTCGCGCGACGTGCGCCGCAACCTGCCCAAGGTCGTCGCGCCATGCCTGGTCGCGCACGCGGCCGAGGACGACATCGCCGACCTGCGCAACGCGCGGCTGGTGATCGCCAACGTCTCCGGGCCGACCGAGCTGCTGCTGCTGCACGACAGCTACCACATGATCACCCTGGACCGCGAACGGCGCGTGCTCGGCGCGCGCCTGGCGCAGTTCTTCGCGGCCCTGACCACCCCGCAGCAGGCGGCCGCCTGA
- a CDS encoding EamA family transporter, producing the protein MAMSGSVVAIWLTTVVLDTAGQLAFKYVASRPQGAGVTRWQNMARQPYLWFGVACYVLEFLAWTAFLSLVPLGRGVLLGSINIVAIMLAGRWLFGERLGRMQVAGICLVSAGVAVVGLGS; encoded by the coding sequence ATGGCGATGAGCGGCTCGGTGGTGGCGATCTGGTTGACGACGGTGGTCCTCGACACCGCCGGCCAGTTGGCCTTCAAGTACGTCGCCAGCCGACCGCAAGGTGCCGGGGTGACGCGCTGGCAGAACATGGCCCGGCAGCCATATTTGTGGTTCGGCGTGGCCTGCTACGTGCTCGAATTCCTCGCCTGGACCGCGTTCCTGTCGCTGGTGCCGCTGGGCCGCGGCGTGCTGCTGGGCTCGATCAACATCGTGGCGATCATGCTGGCCGGGCGCTGGCTGTTCGGCGAACGCCTGGGGCGCATGCAGGTGGCCGGCATCTGCCTGGTCAGCGCCGGCGTGGCCGTGGTGGGGTTGGGCTCATGA
- a CDS encoding DMT family transporter, translating into MSRPPLHRYAVGFALLLSFDTLAQIGFKLAGTHAFPPQAELAWVLRLLGSPWLYAALLGYIGAFFTWMKLLEHAPIGPAFAASHLEVVSVMLLSAWWFNEHIGVLQALGAALIVGGIVCLAMGERADPADAH; encoded by the coding sequence ATGAGCCGGCCGCCGCTGCATCGCTACGCGGTGGGCTTCGCCCTGCTGCTGAGCTTCGACACGCTGGCCCAGATCGGCTTCAAGCTGGCCGGCACCCATGCCTTCCCGCCGCAGGCCGAACTGGCCTGGGTACTGCGTTTGCTCGGCAGCCCATGGCTGTACGCCGCGCTGCTCGGCTACATCGGCGCGTTCTTCACCTGGATGAAGCTGCTCGAGCACGCGCCGATCGGCCCGGCCTTCGCCGCCTCGCACCTGGAGGTGGTCAGCGTGATGCTGCTGTCGGCGTGGTGGTTCAACGAACACATCGGCGTCCTGCAGGCGCTGGGCGCGGCGCTGATCGTCGGCGGCATCGTCTGCCTGGCGATGGGCGAACGCGCGGATCCTGCCGATGCGCATTGA
- a CDS encoding DegT/DnrJ/EryC1/StrS family aminotransferase, with the protein MRIEIPPTAGLPLQWRDLWPGRARTRLASAVGLPQALLTCSGTAALIVALRTLTAANRRRQVLVSAYTCPLVALAVAHCGLQLVLCDLLPGSLELDPVQLAQRCGSDTLAIIATHLGGRLTDLAPLRRAAESCGALLIEDAAQALGGVHPDGRPAGLGGDIGFCSLAAGKGLTLYEGGLLMSRHAPLQRSLADTAARLGQRDWRWELRRSLELLGYAALYRPQPLRWAYGAPVRRALRRGDRVGAAGDRFGTAIAQHAVGAWREAVGVRASARWPAFLAQIREQGRRRSARLASIPGLSVIADTPGAQGSWPILMVLLPDAAARESVLATLWPRGLGVAVPFVHALPGYDYLHGIVERTPMPNASDFAARCLSISNSPWLDEARFETIVATLQAACAGAVGPAPLDVDLVHAAAPSA; encoded by the coding sequence ATGCGCATTGAGATCCCGCCGACCGCCGGCCTGCCGCTGCAGTGGCGCGACCTGTGGCCTGGCCGTGCGCGCACCCGCCTGGCCAGCGCGGTCGGCCTGCCGCAGGCGCTGCTGACCTGCTCCGGCACTGCGGCGCTGATCGTGGCCCTGCGCACCCTGACTGCGGCCAACCGGCGCCGGCAGGTGCTGGTGTCGGCCTATACCTGCCCGCTGGTGGCGCTGGCGGTGGCGCACTGCGGCCTGCAACTGGTGCTGTGCGATCTGCTGCCCGGCTCGCTGGAACTGGACCCGGTGCAGCTGGCGCAACGCTGCGGCAGCGACACCCTGGCGATCATCGCCACCCACTTGGGCGGGCGCCTGACCGACCTTGCGCCGCTGCGCCGTGCCGCCGAAAGCTGCGGCGCGCTGCTGATCGAGGACGCCGCGCAGGCGCTGGGCGGCGTGCACCCCGACGGCCGCCCGGCCGGCCTGGGCGGCGACATCGGCTTCTGCAGCCTGGCCGCCGGCAAGGGCCTGACCCTCTACGAAGGCGGGCTGTTGATGTCGCGGCATGCGCCGCTGCAGCGCAGCCTGGCCGACACCGCCGCCCGCCTGGGCCAGCGCGACTGGCGCTGGGAACTGCGCCGCAGCCTGGAACTGCTCGGCTACGCCGCGCTGTACCGGCCGCAGCCGCTGCGCTGGGCCTATGGCGCGCCGGTACGCCGCGCGCTGCGCCGCGGCGACCGCGTCGGCGCGGCCGGCGACCGCTTCGGCACGGCCATCGCCCAACACGCGGTCGGCGCCTGGCGCGAAGCGGTGGGCGTACGCGCCAGCGCGCGCTGGCCGGCATTCCTTGCGCAGATTCGCGAGCAGGGCCGACGCCGCAGCGCACGCCTGGCCAGCATCCCCGGCCTGAGCGTGATCGCCGATACCCCGGGTGCTCAGGGCAGCTGGCCGATCCTGATGGTGCTGCTGCCCGACGCGGCCGCACGCGAATCGGTGCTGGCTACGCTGTGGCCGCGCGGGCTCGGCGTGGCGGTGCCGTTCGTGCATGCCCTGCCCGGCTACGACTACCTGCACGGCATCGTCGAGCGCACGCCGATGCCCAACGCCAGCGACTTCGCCGCACGCTGCCTGAGCATCAGCAACAGCCCCTGGCTGGACGAGGCGCGCTTCGAGACCATCGTGGCCACGCTGCAGGCGGCCTGCGCCGGCGCGGTCGGGCCGGCGCCGCTGGATGTCGATCTGGTGCACGCCGCTGCGCCGAGCGCCTGA